The proteins below are encoded in one region of Lasioglossum baleicum unplaced genomic scaffold, iyLasBale1 scaffold0023, whole genome shotgun sequence:
- the LOC143219322 gene encoding uncharacterized protein LOC143219322, whose translation MEGEKVTTATTMGDLKTLLRQQIDAFRVVERALENFKKIGKTNLTAATIRNRMLKLSESFAECKLINKELAAVATDADRSKLDYFINDRYLELNEIYVRTSDFMADALSKWELTSQEPPVAATAITPATPASHLDDAGNRLPTMNLPSFSGAISEWETFRDRFQAIIIQRRGLSNVSKFQYLLSCVNGEASDLITNIAITDAGFTVAWGLLVEQYENKRLLVATHLQTLHDLPQVCSEDAALLRRLRDKANIAIKALTKLERPVDAWDDWFVFFVTNKLDSESRKAWELHLGNDTQCPKFSDLDTFLQARVRALGIIAPSTSETISRTPESATAKSSRVRATCLHNTAISKSVCDLCKENHTLGKCSAFKSKSATQRFDFVKGTNRCINCLSPHHSFKNCSSSYNCHICNKRHHTLLHFENSTAPSHRHASATDTAPVTVPVDNHVTALIASCSVPRITASQQVLLATAWIELQSPSGRSEKVRALLDQGSVVSIISENLTQRLRLPRSRVAVSITGIGNNAIACHSTTTCTVASCHTDAVYSITAYVLRSLSNYLPSRVITAHPLSHIRDLTLADENPFSNDPIELIIGADHYGLLLLDGLRKGTDNEPTAQNTTLGWILSGPVPLATGPATFGNFHCNVSENLDTELRRFWEVEELPSVTRLSPAELKCEEHFQRTHARTSTGQYIVRLPFIEGPPIHIGPSLPAVMNMFKRQENRLQRTTEHFAEYSKFLSEYETLGHMVEIKDQPAPSNQTVYIPHHAVIREHSATTRLRVVFNASAKTGNGTSLNDHLLIGPKLQTDLAAVILRWRRYRYVFIADIAKMYRQILIDPRDVDYQRILWRNSPSVPFQHFRLLTVTYGTAPAPYLALRVLQQLARDEGSKYPLALSVLRDQIYVDDCVFGADDPNRARQTRDQVTALLKAGGFTLRKWASNDSALIEDIDPTDHGLAVSKPLSPDDNLKVLGIIWNPETDSFRFEVQITHDLPTTKREVLSTIARFYDPLGWAAPVVIVAKIMMQRLWLKNCVRVTRAERAFLHCGVDYAGPIPVRTTSGRGHKSTKAYIALFVCMTTRAVHIELVGSYTTAAFMACYDRFSSRRGLPVAMYSDNGTTFQGADREVTAAFRAATRDPTVRNMLASDQVAWHFIPPSAPHFGGLWEAGIRSLKYHLKRVIGATTLTFEELTTVLSQIEACMNSRPIAPSSDNLDDYTALTPGHFLIGTAITTVPSASLLDVHDSRLTRWQLLRKLYESVWKAWSTDYLHSLQQRPKWHTANRLATLDLCKHLPHGSTSQ comes from the exons ATGGAaggtgaaaaagtaacaacagcTACGACCATGGGCGACCTCAAGACGTTGCTTCGACAACAAATCGACGCCTTTCGTGTTGTTGAACGTGCTCTTGAGAATTTCAAGAAGATTGGCAAAACTAATCTAACGGCCGCGACGATTCGAAATAGAATGCTAAAATTGAGCGAGTCCTTTGCTGAATGCAAACTCATCAATAAAGAACTCGCTGCTGTGGCCACGGATGCTGATCGGTCCAAGCTTGACTACTTCATCAACGATCGCTACTTGGAGTTGAACGAGATATACGTGAGGACATCCGACTTCATGGCGGACGCGCTCTCTAAATGGGAGCTGACCAGTCAAGAGCCTCCCGTAGCTGCAACTGCAATTACGCCTGCAACGCCTGCGTCACATCTCGACGATGCCGGAAATCGCCTTCCTACGATGAATCTTCCGTCATTTTCCGGAGCCATAAGTGAGTGGGAGACTTTCCGAGATCGCTTCCAAGCGATAATCATCCAACGTCGAGGTCTGTCAAACGTATCTAAATTCCAATATCTATTGTCGTGCGTAAACGGGGAAGCGAGTGATCTCATCACGAATATTGCTATTACCGACGCCGGATTCACCGTCGCGTGGGGTCTTCTTGTCGAGCAATACGAAAATAAACGGTTACTAGTAGCAACACATTTGCAAACGTTACATGACCTTCCACAAGTTTGTTCGGAAGATGCAGCGCTACTGCGACGTCTACGTGATAAAGCCAATATAGCAATTAAAGCGTTAACAAAACTCGAACGTCCGGTCGACGCATGGGATGATTGGTTTGTTTTCTTTGTTACAAACAAGTTAGATTCCGAGTCGCGTAAAGCCTGGGAGTTGCATCTGGGTAACGATACGCAGTGCCCGAAGTTTTCTGACCTCGATACGTTCTTACAAGCACGAGTGCGCGCGTTAGGGATCATCGCGCCATCCACGTCGGAAACTATATCACGAACACCGGAATCTGCGACAGCGAAATCGAGTCGCGTTCGTGCCACGTGTTTACACAACACCGCGATCTCCAAAAGCGTGTGTGACCTCTGTAAAGAGAATCATACACTcggaaaatgttctgcattcaaAAGTAAATCCGCCACGCAACGATTCGATTTCGTAAAGGGAACTAACCGATGCATAAATTGCTTGAGTCCACATCactcatttaaaaattgttccagTTCATATAACTGTCACATTTGCAACAAGCGACATCATACCTTGTTACACTTCGAAAATTCGACCGCGCCATCGCACAGGCACGCGTCAGCGACCGATACCGCGCCGGTAACAGTACCCGTCGATAACCATGTTACCGCTCTTATCGCGTCTTGTTCCGTTCCTCGAATCACCGCGTCACAACAAGTACTGCTCGCGACGGCATGGATCGAATTGCAATCACCATCGGGCCGTTCCGAAAAGGTCCGAGCTTTGCTCGATCAGGGTTCGGTCGTGTCAATAATTTCGGAAAATTTAACTCAACGGTTGCGACTTCCGCGGTCTCGCGTCGCGGTGAGTATCACCGGAATCGGTAATAATGCGATTGCGTGTCACTCGACAACAACGTGTACCGTCGCATCATGCCACACCGATGCGGTATACTCTATCACCGCTTACGTTCTGAGATCTTTGTCGAACTACCTACCTAGTCGTGTGATTACCGCTCACCCGCTCTCGCATATTCGAGATCTGACATTGGCGGACGAAAACCCCTTCAGTAATGATCCAATAGAGTTAATTATCGGTGCTGATCACTACGGATTACTCCTATTGGATGGGTTACGCAAAGGGACAGATAACGAGCCTACAGCGCAAAATACGACGTTAGGCTGGATTCTTTCCGGCCCCGTTCCATTAGCAACTGGCCCGGCTACATTCGGGAACTTCCATTGTAACGTATCGGAGAACTTAGATACCGAGCTTCGTCGATTTTGGGAAGTAGAGGAATTACCGTCTGTTACGCGTCTCTCTCCCGCCGAATTAAAATGTGAAGAGCATTTCCAACGCACGCATGCGCGAACTTCGACGGGACAATACATCGTTCGGTTACCATTTATCGAGGGGCCTCCAATTCATATTGGACCATCACTTCCCGCGGTCATGAATATGTTCAAAAGACAGGAGAATCGTCTGCAACGAACTACAGAACATTTCGCGGAATATTCGAAATTCTTATCCGAATACGAGACGCTCGGACACATGGTCGAGATTAAAGACCAACCAGCCCCGTCAAATCAAACAGTATACATACCACATCACGCGGTTATTCGAGAGCACAGCGCTACGACCCGACTTCGAGTCGTATTTAATGCGTCCGCGAAAACAGGAAATGGGACCTCGTTAAACGATCACTTACTGATCGGACCCAAACTACAAACGGATCTAGCCGCTGTCATTCTACGATGGCGCCGTTACCGATATGTTTTTATCGCTGACATCGCAAAAATGTACAGGCAAATCCTCATCGATCCCAGAGATGTTGATTATCAACGGATTTTGTGGCGAAACTCTCCCTCAGTTCCGTTCCAACATTTCCGACTCCTGACCGTCACGTACGGTACGGCTCCCGCACCCTATCTCGCGTTACGTGTGCTACAACAACTTGCGCGGGACGAAGGGTCCAAATATCCTCTCGCGCTGTCAGTCCTCCGCGATCAGATTTACGTTGATGACTGCGTGTTTGGCGCGGATGATCCGAATCGAGCGCGACAAACTCGCGACCAAGTCACCGCCCTGCTCAAAGCAGGAGGGTTTACATTGCGGAAGTGGGCTAGTAATGACTCCGCGCTAATTGAAGACATTGATCCCACCGATCATGGTCTTGCTGTGAGCAAACCGCTATCACCCGATGATAACTTGAAAGTCCTCGGAATAATATGGAATCCCGAAACCGATTCTTTTCGCTTCGAAGTTCAGATTACTCATGATCTTCCGACAACTAAACGGGAAGTCCTATCGACTATCGCGCGATTTTATGATCCCCTGGGTTGGGCCGCTCCTGTAGTCATCGTAGCAAAAATAATGATGCAACGCCTATGGTTGAAGAATTGCG TACGCGTTACTCGCGCCGAACGAGCATTTTTACATTGCGGCGTGGATTATGCGGGCCCTATCCCGGTGCGAACCACCTCCGGACGCGGACACAAGTCCACAAAAGCATATATTGCATTATTCGTCTGCATGACAACACGCGCTGTACACATCGAACTAGTAGGGTCGTACACTACCGCTGCGTTCATGGCATGTTATGATCGGTTCAGCTCGCGCCGTGGGCTACCGGTCGCCATGTATAGCGATAACGGAACTACTTTTCAGGGCGCCGATAGGGAAGTGACTGCGGCATTCCGAGCTGCAACACGCGATCCGACGGTGCGAAACATGCTCGCGAGTGATCAAGTTGCTTGGCATTTCATTCCCCCTTCCGCTCCGCATTTCGGCGGTTTGTGGGAAGCCGGTATCCgaagtctaaaatatcatttgAAACGAGTGATCGGCGCGACCACTCTCACATTCGAAGAGCTGACCACGGTACTGTCTCAAATTGAGGCATGTATGAACTCCCGCCCGATCGCCCCGTCGTCAGATAATCTTGACGATTATACCGCTCTCACGCCCGGTCACTTCCTGATCGGCACCGCGATTACGACAGTACCGTCCGCTTCGCTCTTGGATGTGCATGACTCGCGACTGACTCGGTGGCAATTATTAAGGAAATTGTATGAGAGCGTCTGGAAGGCATGGTCGACTGATTACCTCCACTCATTGCAACAGCGCCCAAAATGGCACACCGCGAATCGTCTCGCTACG CTAGACCTCTGTAAACACTTGCCTCATGGTTCAACTAGTCAGTAG
- the LOC143219323 gene encoding uncharacterized protein LOC143219323, whose translation MEGEKVTTATTMGDLKTLLRQQIDAFRVVERALENFKKIGKTNLTAATIRNRMLKLSESFAECKLINKELAAVATDADRSKLDYFINDRYLELNEIYVRTSDFMADALSKWELTSQEPPVAATAITPATPASHLDDAGNRLPTMNLPSFSGAISEWETFRDRFQAIIIQRRGLSNVSKFQYLLSCVNGEASDLITNIAITDAGFTVAWGLLVEQYENKRLLVATHLQTLHDLPQVCSEDAALLRRLRDKANIAIKALTKLERPVDAWDDWFVFFVTNKLDSESRKAWELHLGNDTQCPKFSDLDTFLQARVRALGIIAPSTSETISRTPESATAKSSRVRATCLHNTAISKSVCDLCKENHTLGKCSAFKSKSATQRFDFVKGTNRCINCLSPHHSFKNCSSSYNCHICNKRHHTLLHFENSTAPSHRHASATDTAPVTVPVDNHVTALIASCSVPRITASQQVLLATAWIELQSPSGRSEKVRALLDQGSVVSIISENLTQRLRLPRSRVAVSITGIGNNAIACHSTTTCTVASCHTDAVYSITAYVLRSLSNYLPSRVITAHPLSHIRDLTLADENPFSNDPIELIIGADHYGLLLLDGLRKGTDNEPTAQNTTLGWILSGPVPLATGPATFGNFHCNVSENLDTELRRFWEVEELPSVTRLSPAELKCEEHFQRTHARTSTGQYIVRLPFIEGPPIHIGPSLPAVMNMFKRQENRLQRTTEHFAEYSKFLSEYETLGHMVEIKDQPAPSNQTVYIPHHAVIREHSATTRLRVVFNASAKTGNGTSLNDHLLIGPKLQTDLAAVILRWRRYRYVFIADIAKMYRQILIDPRDVDYQRILWRNSPSVPFQHFRLLTVTYGTAPAPYLALHVLQQLARDEGSKYPLALSVLRDQIYVDDCVFGADDPNRARQTRDQVTALLKAGGFTLRKWASNDSALIEDIDPTDHGLAVSKPLSPDDNLKVLGIIWNPETDSFRFEVQITHDLPTTKREVLSTIARFYDPLGWAAPVVIVAKIMMQRLWLKNCVRVTRAERAFLHCGVDYAGPIPVRTTSGRGHKSTKAYIALFVCMTTRAVHIELVGSYTTAAFMACYDRFSSRRGLPVAMYSDNGTTFQGADREVTAAFRAATRDPTVRNMLASDQVAWHFIPPSAPHFGGLWEAGIRSLKYHLKRVIGATTLTFEELTTVLSQIEACMNSRPIAPSSDNLDDYTALTPGHFLIGTAITTVPSASLLDVHDSRLTRWQLLRKLYESVWKAWSTDYLHSLQQRPKWHTANRLATYSNSRLTVVPHKSLHNSASRQRYSTL comes from the exons ATGGAaggtgaaaaagtaacaacagcTACGACCATGGGCGACCTCAAGACGTTGCTTCGACAACAAATCGACGCCTTTCGTGTTGTTGAACGTGCTCTTGAGAATTTCAAGAAGATTGGCAAAACTAATCTAACGGCCGCGACGATTCGAAATAGAATGCTAAAATTGAGCGAGTCCTTTGCTGAATGCAAACTCATCAATAAAGAACTCGCTGCTGTGGCCACGGATGCTGATCGGTCCAAGCTTGACTACTTCATCAACGATCGCTACTTGGAGTTGAACGAGATATACGTGAGGACATCCGACTTCATGGCGGACGCGCTCTCTAAATGGGAGCTGACCAGTCAAGAGCCTCCCGTAGCTGCAACTGCAATTACGCCTGCAACGCCTGCGTCACATCTCGACGATGCCGGAAATCGCCTTCCTACGATGAATCTTCCGTCATTTTCCGGAGCCATAAGTGAGTGGGAGACTTTCCGAGATCGCTTCCAAGCGATAATCATCCAACGTCGAGGTCTGTCAAACGTATCTAAATTCCAATATCTATTGTCGTGCGTAAACGGGGAAGCGAGTGATCTCATCACGAATATTGCTATTACCGACGCCGGATTCACCGTCGCGTGGGGTCTTCTTGTCGAGCAATACGAAAATAAACGGTTACTAGTAGCAACACATTTGCAAACGTTACATGACCTTCCACAAGTTTGTTCGGAAGATGCAGCGCTACTGCGACGTCTACGTGATAAAGCCAATATAGCAATTAAAGCGTTAACAAAACTCGAACGTCCGGTCGACGCATGGGATGATTGGTTTGTTTTCTTTGTTACAAACAAGTTAGATTCCGAGTCGCGTAAAGCCTGGGAGTTGCATCTGGGTAACGATACGCAGTGCCCGAAGTTTTCTGACCTCGATACGTTCTTACAAGCACGAGTGCGCGCGTTAGGGATCATCGCGCCATCCACGTCGGAAACTATATCACGAACACCGGAATCTGCGACAGCGAAATCGAGTCGCGTTCGTGCCACGTGTTTACACAACACCGCGATCTCCAAAAGCGTGTGTGACCTCTGTAAAGAGAATCATACACTcggaaaatgttctgcattcaaAAGTAAATCCGCCACGCAACGATTCGATTTCGTAAAGGGAACTAACCGATGCATAAATTGCTTGAGTCCACATCactcatttaaaaattgttccagTTCATATAACTGTCACATTTGCAACAAGCGACATCATACCTTGTTACACTTCGAAAATTCGACCGCGCCATCGCACAGGCACGCGTCAGCGACCGATACCGCGCCGGTAACAGTACCCGTCGATAACCATGTTACCGCTCTTATCGCGTCTTGTTCCGTTCCTCGAATCACCGCGTCACAACAAGTACTGCTCGCGACGGCATGGATCGAATTGCAATCACCATCGGGCCGTTCCGAAAAGGTCCGAGCTTTGCTCGATCAGGGTTCGGTCGTGTCAATAATTTCGGAAAATTTAACTCAACGGTTGCGACTTCCGCGGTCTCGCGTCGCGGTGAGTATCACCGGAATCGGTAATAATGCGATTGCGTGTCACTCGACAACAACGTGTACCGTCGCATCATGCCACACCGATGCGGTATACTCTATCACCGCTTACGTTCTGAGATCTTTGTCGAACTACCTACCTAGTCGTGTGATTACCGCTCACCCGCTCTCGCATATTCGAGATCTGACATTGGCGGACGAAAACCCCTTCAGTAATGATCCAATAGAGTTAATTATCGGTGCTGATCACTACGGATTACTCCTATTGGATGGGTTACGCAAAGGGACAGATAACGAGCCTACAGCGCAAAATACGACGTTAGGCTGGATTCTTTCCGGCCCCGTTCCATTAGCAACTGGCCCGGCTACATTCGGGAACTTCCATTGTAACGTATCGGAGAACTTAGATACCGAGCTTCGTCGATTTTGGGAAGTAGAGGAATTACCGTCTGTTACGCGTCTCTCTCCCGCCGAATTAAAATGTGAAGAGCATTTCCAACGCACGCATGCGCGAACTTCGACGGGACAATACATCGTTCGGTTACCATTTATCGAGGGGCCTCCAATTCATATTGGACCATCACTTCCCGCGGTCATGAATATGTTCAAAAGACAGGAGAATCGTCTGCAACGAACTACAGAACATTTCGCGGAATATTCGAAATTCTTATCCGAATACGAGACGCTCGGACACATGGTCGAGATTAAAGACCAACCAGCCCCGTCAAATCAAACAGTATACATACCACATCACGCGGTTATTCGAGAGCACAGCGCTACGACCCGACTTCGAGTCGTATTTAATGCGTCCGCGAAAACAGGAAATGGGACCTCGTTAAACGATCACTTACTGATCGGACCCAAACTACAAACGGATCTAGCCGCTGTCATTCTACGATGGCGCCGTTACCGATATGTTTTTATCGCTGACATCGCAAAAATGTACAGGCAAATCCTCATCGATCCCAGAGATGTTGATTATCAACGGATTTTGTGGCGAAACTCTCCCTCAGTTCCGTTCCAACATTTCCGACTCCTGACCGTCACGTACGGTACGGCTCCCGCACCCTATCTCGCGTTACATGTGCTACAACAACTTGCGCGGGACGAAGGGTCCAAATATCCTCTCGCGCTGTCAGTCCTCCGCGATCAGATTTACGTTGATGACTGCGTGTTTGGCGCGGATGATCCGAATCGAGCGCGACAAACTCGCGACCAAGTCACCGCCCTGCTCAAAGCAGGAGGGTTTACATTGCGGAAGTGGGCTAGTAATGACTCCGCGCTAATTGAAGACATTGATCCCACCGATCATGGTCTTGCTGTGAGCAAACCGCTATCACCCGATGATAACTTGAAAGTCCTCGGAATAATATGGAATCCCGAAACCGATTCTTTTCGCTTCGAAGTTCAGATTACTCATGATCTTCCGACAACTAAACGGGAAGTCCTATCGACTATCGCGCGATTTTATGATCCCCTGGGTTGGGCCGCTCCTGTAGTCATCGTAGCAAAAATAATGATGCAACGCCTATGGTTGAAGAATTGCG TACGCGTTACTCGCGCCGAACGAGCATTTTTACATTGCGGCGTGGATTATGCGGGCCCTATCCCGGTGCGAACCACCTCCGGACGCGGACACAAGTCCACAAAAGCATATATTGCATTATTCGTCTGCATGACAACACGCGCTGTACACATCGAACTAGTAGGGTCGTACACTACCGCTGCGTTCATGGCATGTTATGATCGGTTCAGCTCGCGCCGTGGGCTACCGGTCGCCATGTATAGCGATAACGGAACTACTTTTCAGGGCGCCGATAGGGAAGTGACTGCGGCATTCCGAGCTGCAACACGCGATCCGACGGTGCGAAACATGCTCGCGAGTGATCAAGTTGCTTGGCATTTCATTCCCCCTTCCGCTCCGCATTTCGGCGGTTTGTGGGAAGCCGGTATCCgaagtctaaaatatcatttgAAACGAGTGATCGGCGCGACCACTCTCACATTCGAAGAGCTGACCACGGTACTGTCTCAAATTGAGGCATGTATGAACTCCCGCCCGATCGCCCCGTCGTCAGATAATCTTGACGATTATACCGCTCTCACGCCCGGTCACTTCCTGATCGGCACCGCGATTACGACAGTACCGTCCGCTTCGCTCTTGGATGTGCATGACTCGCGACTGACTCGGTGGCAATTATTAAGGAAATTGTATGAGAGCGTCTGGAAGGCATGGTCGACTGATTACCTCCACTCATTGCAACAGCGCCCAAAATGGCACACCGCGAATCGTCTCGCTACG TATTCGAACTCCCGGCTAACTGTAGTTCCACACAAGTCGTTACACAATTCGGCGTCGCGACAGCGCTACTCGACTTTATGA